The proteins below are encoded in one region of Malaclemys terrapin pileata isolate rMalTer1 chromosome 20, rMalTer1.hap1, whole genome shotgun sequence:
- the ZFP36 gene encoding mRNA decay activator protein ZFP36 — MSSMVDVKTLYENLRNLNLSEGQDAGGSGDAHIWPLRTVWSPSTEQACSLPEPAAPRPSFRTDRSLSLIEGRALPPPPPGFPPLQPPPAPALSARYKTELCRTYSETGRCRYGAKCQFAHGAGELRSLSRHPKYKTELCHKFYLHGECPYGSRCHFVHYPEERGLAASPQLLRQSLSYTGVPAARQGSPPPGISDPASFARAPSISPPPASDLLSPPFARLNSEPVPRMATLGEALAASAPGGRCTCRCGGTARLGAFESHRDYFAAAPGAPVASGLPRTPSSNSLSDQDCYSSSGSLSGSESPVFEILPSSGTWSGTRRLPIFNRISVSEAGEGLE; from the exons ATGAGCTCCATGGTGGATGTAAAAACCTTGTATGAG AACCTCCGGAACCTGAATCTAAGCGAGGGGCAGGACGCTGGGGGCAGCGGCGACGCCCACATCTGGCCCCTGCGCACCGTCTGGAGCCCCAGCACGGAGCAGGCGTGCTCCCTGCCCGAGCCGGCGGCCCCGCGCCCCTCGTTCCGCACCGACCGCTCCCTCAGCCTGATCGAGGGCcgagccctgccgccccccccgcccggcttccccccgctgcagcccccgccggcccccgCCCTCTCGGCCCGCTACAAGACGGAGCTGTGCCGGACCTACAGCGAGACGGGCCGCTGCCGGTACGGGGCCAAGTGCCAGTTCGCCCACGGGGCCGGGGAGCTTCGGAGTCTGAGCCGCCACCCCAAATACAAGACGGAGCTGTGCCACAAATTCTACCTCCACGGCGAATGCCCCTACGGCTCCCGCTGCCACTTCGTCCACTACCCGGAAGAGCGGGGGCTGGCCGCCTCCCCACAGCTTCTGCGCCAGAGCCTCAGCTACACCGGGGTGCCTGCTGCCCGCCAgggctccccaccgcccggcaTCTCCGACCCGGCCTCTTTCGCCCGGGCACCCTCTATCTCCCCACCTCCCGCCAGCGACCTCCTCTCGCCGCCCTTCGCCCGCCTCAACTCGGAGCCCGTCCCTCGCATGGCCACCCTCGGAGAAGCCCTGGCCGCCTCCGCCCCTGGAGGGCGCTGTACCTGCCGTTGCGGCGGCACCGCCAGGCTGGGCGCCTTCGAGAGCCACCGAGACTACTTTGCCGCCGCCCCGGGCGCGCCCGTCGCCTCTGGCCTCCCTAGGACCCCTTCCTCCAACTCGCTCTCCGACCAGGATTGCTACAGCAGCTCGGGCAGTCTCAGCGGCTCCGAATCGCCCGTCTTCGAGATCCTGCCCAGCAGCGGCACCTGGAGCGGGACCCGCCGCCTGCCCATCTTCAACCGCATCTCTGTGTCGGAGGCCGGGGAGGGCTTG